Proteins from a single region of Primulina tabacum isolate GXHZ01 chromosome 5, ASM2559414v2, whole genome shotgun sequence:
- the LOC142546920 gene encoding sphingoid long-chain bases kinase 1-like, with amino-acid sequence MQKNGSLSKNGSLRLTTSQSLRCLGLCSQISTAHHTSPAVFPEKRSRGKAATSGDIGFNNDYSNKAKRVEHKIDIGDEQSDLLGYEVFSGKLSLDKRGSSKNSEVQASEKKDIDAVDAKLTSKALIWGSEMLLLEDLVSLSYCVGLRHFTLHAYPLRKGSRVGLFIKSGRNRKDYRFLAPNSEDALQWVNAFADQQCFVNCLPHPLASKKQSSDQLFNEFPPESYIRCKSRPKMLVILNPRSGRGRSSKVFHGLVEPIFKLAGFELEVVNTTSAGHAKKLAASVDFSTCPDGIICVGGDGIVNEVLNGLLSRDNQKEGISVPIGIIPAGSDNSLVWTVLGVRDPISAAIAIVKGGLTATDVFAVEWIHNGEIHFGMTVAYFGFISDVLELSDKYQKRFGPLRYFVAGFLKFLCLPKYSYEVEYLPAQRESGEVKISADREIIDMSELYTDIMRRSSKEGLPRASSLSSIDSIMTPSRMSGGDLDATCSSSEPSEYVRAIDPKSKRLSVGRSNLAAEPEVIHPQMPHTGTPNWPRTRSKSRTDKGWAGLTITTDNTMSSWGNTVTNDREDISSTISDPGPIWDAEPRWDTEPNWNVENPIEFPRPSEDLVANEKKEMLPKDEENWVQSKGQFLGVLVCNHSCKTVQSLSSQVVAPKAEHDDNTLDLLLVRGSGRLRLLRFLLNLQRGKHISLPYVEYIKVKSVKVKPGKRTHNGCGIDGELFPVNGQAICSLLPDQCRLIGRSPCSSK; translated from the exons ATGCAGAAGAATGGGAGTCTATCTAAGAATGGTTCTTTGAGACTGACAACTTCACAATCCCTTCGTTGTCTGGGGCTTTGTTCCCAAATTTCAACTGCACATCACACATCCCCAGCTGTCTTTCCAGAAAAACGCAGTAGAGGGAAGGCTGCCACAAGTGGTGATATTGGCTTCAACAATGATTATTCTAACAAAGCTAAGAGGGTGGAACACAAGATTGATATTGGGGATGAGCAATCTGACTTATTGGGATACGAAGTGTTTTCTGGGAAACTTTCATTGGACAAAAGGGGATCTAGTAAAAATTCTGAGGTGCAAGCATCAGAGAAAAAGGACATAGATGCAGTTGATGCTAAACTGACGAGCAAGGCATTGATTTGGGGTTCGGAGATGTTGCTTCTGGAAGATTTGGTTTCG CTATCTTACTGTGTCGGTCTTAGACATTTTACTTTGCATGCTTATCCGTTAAGAAAGGGTTCGCGTGTTGGCCTTTTTATCAAAAGTGGGAGAAATCGAAAAGACTATCGCTTTTTAGCTCCTAACTCAGAGGATGCACTTCAGTGGGTTAATGCTTTTGCAGATCAGCAGTGTTTTGTGAATTGCTTGCCTCATCCTCTGGCTTCTAAGAAGCAGAGTTCAGATCAACTTTTCAATGAATTCCCTCCTGAGTCATACATAAGATGTAAGAGTCGACCCAAAATGCTCGTCATTTTAAACCCTCGGTCTGGGCGCGGTCGTTCAAGCAAAGTATTTCATGGCCTGGTCGAACCCATATTTAAA CTTGCAGGATTTGAGTTAGAGGTTGTTAACACAACATCTGCTGGTCATGCTAAGAAACTCGCAGCCAGTGTTGATTTCAGTACATGTCCTGATG GTATTATATGCGTCGGAGGGGATGGAATTGTAAATGAG GTTTTGAATGGTTTACTGAGTAGAGACAACCAAAAAGAAGGCATTTCAGTTCCTATTGGAATCATACCTGCTGGCTCTGATAATTCCTTGGTCTGGACTGTCCTAGGGGTTAGAGATCCGATATCTGCGGCAATTGCTATAGTTAAG GGAGGTCTTACCGCGACTGATGTTTTTGCTGTGGAGTGGATTCACAACGGAGAGATTCATTTTGGGATGACAGTTGCATATTTTGGTTTTATTAGCGATG TGTTGGAGCTCTCTGATAAATACCAGAAACGATTTGGACCTTTACGTTATTTTGTGGCTGGTTTTCTCAAATTTTTGTGCTTGCCGAAGTACAGTTACGAGGTGGAATATCTTCCAGCACAAAGAGAATCTGGAGAGGTCAAAATTTCAGCTGATCGGGAAATTATTGACATGTCAGAGTTATACACCGATATTATGAGGAGATCAAGCAAGGAAGGCCTTCCTCGAGCCTCTAGCTTATCAAGTATTGATTCAATAATGACTCCAAGTCGAATGTCTGGAGGAGATTTAGATGCTACCTGTAGCAGCAGTGAACCATCGGAATATGTGCGTGCCATAGATCCAAAGTCAAAACGGCTATCAGTTGGAAGAAGCAATTTAGCAGCTGAACCAGAAGTTATCCATCCGCAAATGCCACATACAGGGACTCCAAACTGGCCCAGGACTAGGTCCAAGTCAAGAACGGACAAGGGATGGGCTGGATTAACTATCACAACTGATAACACTATGTCTTCTTGGGGAAATACCGTAACTAATGATCGAGAGGATATCTCATCAACAATATCCGATCCTGGTCCGATTTGGGATGCGGAGCCTCGGTGGGACACCGAGCCTAACTGGAATGTGGAAAATCCAATTGAATTCCCAAGACCATCTGAAGATTTGGTGGCTAATGAAAAGAAGGAAATGCTTCCAAAAGATGAAGAGAATTGGGTGCAATCTAAAGGCCAATTTCTAGGTGTGCTGGTGTGCAATCACTCGTGTAAAACTGTTCAAAGTTTGAGTTCTCAGGTGGTGGCCCCCAAGGCAGAGCATGATGACAACACGTTGGATTTGCTATTGGTTCGTGGAAGTGGACGATTGAGGCTGTTGAGATTCCTCTTGAATTTACAAAGGGGCAAGCACATTTCATTACCATATGTTGAATATATCAAG GTAAAATCGGTGAAAGTTAAACCTGGAAAACGCACTCACAATGGCTGTGGAATTGATGGTGAACTATTCCCCGTAAATGGTCAAGCGATATGTTCATTACTTCCCGATCAATGCCGGCTTATTGGCCGCTCGCCTTGTTCTAGTAAGTAG